The following nucleotide sequence is from Aquarana catesbeiana isolate 2022-GZ linkage group LG08, ASM4218655v1, whole genome shotgun sequence.
aaaaaaaaaaaaaaaactataatatgaAAAGCAGCGCTAAAAACGTCATTGGGTTGTAAGCAGCAAAggaatttatttaataaaaagggCATAACAAAGATGGAGTTTGGGCTGCACAAGGAATTATAAGACACAGCCAGCCACAGGTAATCCCTTCACCTTGTCCTGGCCATCAGCAGGGGGATGGTGTCCAAGGTTGAGAAGATAGAACAGAGGAAGATGGTGCTTTGTGTGATGATAACTCACCCTGAACAGAGATTTTTCAGCTTGTGGGACAACAATGTGAGAGCCTACTGATTGAGAACTGAAGCCAAACACCCTATTTAAGTAAAGAAGCAGTGACAAAAGAAGGCTGGATTATCTTCTAATTGTCCATGTTACCTCTGGACTTCCCATCTGCTTGACTCCTGGTTGTGACCTCGGCTCATCTAAGGTCTCTGCTTCTCCTGATGAACCGTGCATGACCCTAGCTTGGCTCCTGACTACTCTGTTGTCTCCATCCTCCTGATCACCATGTACGACCCTGGCTTTGGCTCCTGACTACTGTTGTCTCCATCCTCCTGATCACTGTGTATGACCTTTGGCTCCTCACTATGCAATTATCTCTTCTCTCGCTGACCACCCGTGTATGACTTTGGCCTGGATCCTGACCTCGTCCTCACCATTCCAGTTCCTCCCTACCGGCCAGATCCTGCACCATATTCTATAGCACACTGCCTACTGCTAGACCTGACCTGCTCTACCATAAATGTGCATGGTGTTCCTGCTGACGTCCTCATCCACCAATCGGGCACTTCCTAGAGAAGCCACCAGTGAACCAGTCTGTCGGTACCAAAGCTTCTTTGAGTCTTGCATTCCCAATTATCACCTCTAGGGGCGCTTGAACCATAGCCAAAAGGGAAGCCCTCTCGTCACTTTGGCCTCCAACCAGATAGTCTTGCATTTCCAATTATCACCTCTAGGGGCGCTTGAACCATAGCCAAAAGGGAAGCCCTCTCGTCACTTTGGCCTCCAACCAGATACGTGACAGGAAGTCTACAACCTCTGCTCATGGTGAAAGTTTATTTAGAAGGGAAGAGCAACAAGTAAAAGTAAAGATTAAAACGGAGAGTAATTGACTCACAAGAGAGTCTTCGGCATGAGATCTGAGATCTTGATCAAATGGGAGGCTTTTAATCTCCAGTTCTGGACAGATGCTATGCGGGATCATCCCAGACATTTTACATACTAAATCAGTTACTTAGGAACTTACACAAGCATTGCATCATTGATCacaagagacattcatttctgttatCCTGGAAAACCTTATCAACATGACCCGCTTCCAGATTCCCAAATAGAGAATGTAGAACAAGGAGACCAACAGTCTCAATGCTCCACAATAAGACATTCCATGGATCTGGAGAACAAAAATCATTTCCCCTTTATGAACCTGACCCAACAGACCACCTTCAGGCTTTTGAAGTCCATCACAACTAATTACAAGGGAAGACTTGATTGGCTACTTGGTCTTCTTCTGCCATCACTCTACTTTGTTTCTATAGTTAGAATTTCTACAGTGACTTTGAGCAAGCCAGCAATAAGGATATATATTGATGAGGAAGCCCACAACCTCTGCTCATGGTGAAGGTTTGGAACGTTTATCTAGAAGTAAAGAAGTAAAAGTAAAGATTAGAGAGATTAATACATATGGAGATCTTTGGCCATGGCAGGTGGACCATGGATCTTGGACCATGGAGGCTTTTAAGTTCCAGGCCTGAACAGTTGCCATGTAGGATGGTCCCAAACATTTTACATATTAAATCATTTACTTGGGAATTTGCACATGAAGCATATCATTAATCACAGGAGACATTTATTTCTGTTATCCTGGAACACCTTTTCAACTTGACCCACCTCCAGATTCCCATATACCTCATTTTAGAACAAGGAGACCAACAGTCTCAATGCTCCACAATAAGACATTCCAAGGACACAGAGAACAAGAAATTGTTCCAATAACATCTTTCTGCCCAATCAAGTGAACcgaacattagcatataagcacttcggggtctatgtataaaaaattACTGTACAGATGTCAATGAATGATCACCGTAATCTGTGTAATATTATTATCTCTTATgatcatcagcaccatctagtggcctgTGTTGTTCTGAAGTGCCtcaattaaccgcttgcctacagggaactttcacccccttcctgcccaggccaattctcatcttttagcgctgtcacactttgaatgacaattacacggtcatataacactgtacacatgacatttttatacattttttttcacacagatagagctttcttttggtggtatttaaacacccctgggtttttttttttttttttgctaaagaaacaaataaaaccagaaaaatttgaacaaaatttgtttttcttattgattgatgggcactgatgaggctgcattgatgggcactgatgaggctgcattgatgggcactgatgaggctgcattgatgggcactgaagaggctgcactgatgaggctgcattgatgggcactgatgaggctgcattgatggacactgatgaggctgcattgatgggcactgataaggctgcattgatgggcactgatgaggctgcatcaatgggcactgatgaggctgcactgatgaagctgcattgatgaggctgcactgatgaggctgcattgatgggaactgatgaggctgcattgatgggcactgatgaggttgcattgatgggcactgatgaggctgcattgatgtgcaccgatgaggctgcattgatgggcacctatgaggctgcattgataggcactgatgaggctgcattgatgggcactgatgaggctgcattgatgggcactgatgaggcagcactgatgaggctgcattgataggcactaatgaggctgcattgatgggcactggtgaagctgcactgatgaggctgcattgatgggcactgatgaggctgcattgatgggcagcgatgaggcggcactgatgaggctgcattgaagggcactgatgaggctgcattgatgggcactgatgaggaggcagtaatatgcagcactgatgagcacttatgggcaataataggcagcacggagaggtggcactgatgagcaggcactgcaaggcagcactgactggcactgctgatgggcacagattgacatcaccgatgggcactgttggggctgcactgatgatcagtgccctgattacctgtacaggtctcccctgcgaggagatgccgctgattggctctcctctcctcacactctgtcagtgtgaggagagccgtTAACCGGCATTCTTGTGTTTACAAGcaaacagctgtgattggacacagtcgatcacttGGGTAAAGAGCCGCTTCATCAGATCTTTACTAAGATCAGGCGCGCAAAGTGCAGTGAGACTGGGGCGATGTTGCATGATGTCGCCCCAGAATGAGAGGAAATTCATTTGTCTATACGGAGGGCGGGAGGTAGTTAAAAAACAAAACTacattatggccaccagatggagctgatgatcatagaagataatcattttacaaaaaaagtgattATTCGCTGTGCCTTTAAAAATGCGACATCAAGACCTCCGGATTGGTGATTTTTTTTAgacccctcagtgatgtcatttaATAAGTAGAAAaggaataaaagaaaagaaatgtaataataaaaaaacagaaggCAAACGTTTATTAATCAACTTACAAAGAACATAGAGATATTAAGTATAAATAAACCTTTATTGGGCTGCACTTCACACAAGTCACAGTGTGAGATACACACCCCATCAGATCCTGCCCTTCCCCCCCATGACTGCTATGGTAGACGGGGAGCCCTTGGAGGGGTGGTGATCTAACTAAAGTCCCTTTTTCTATCATTTGTCAGCAAAACCCATCCAGCAGGGGGCTCTCTTCAAGGAAACGCAGTTCCGGTTCACAGTACTACCCCTGCACTGAAATGATCAGTCTTGGTATGTAGTCTGATCCCCCCTGGTCTTCATCCACTAGCGCAGGGACTGGCAACATATCGACTGCGGTCTACCTGTCAACCGCGGACAGGTAGACCGCAAACAGGTCTCTACGCCACGGACCCCTATCTTCTCCATACCGGTCGTACCCCCTCCTCTGTCGCTGTCATCAGTGCACGGTGGAGGGCAGGAGGCAGCACAGCTCAGGacggagggcgggaggaggagctggccaaattaacttttcaagttaacccaatggtgattggctgctaggaccagGGGcagtcctaagcaaccaatcaccagcttgttaatatgaaaagtcaaTCTGGCAGCTCCCACCCTCCGCCCAGAACCGTGCTGTCTCCAGCTCCCACCCTCCGCCCAGAACCGCGCTGTCTCCAACTCCCACCCTCCGCCCAGAACCGTGCTGCCTCTTGCTCCCACCCTCCGCCCAGAACCGTGCTGCCTCTCGCTCCCACCCACTGCCCAGAACTGTGTTGCCTCTCGCTCCCACCCACAACAAAGCTGCCTCCCGCTCCTACCGTCCGCCCAGAACCATGCTCACCCTTGCTCCCACCCTCCACCCAGAACCATGCTGCCTCCATCTTCCACTCTCTGCCTAGAACTGTGCTGCCTCCTGCTCCCACGCTCCGTCCAGAACCACGCTGCCTATCGCTCCCACCCTCTGCCCAGAACCGTGCTACCTCCCGCTCCCATGCTCCGTCCAGAATTGTGCTGCCTTTCGCTCCCACCCTCTACCTCGAACCGTGCTGCCTCTCGCTCCTACCCGCCGCCCAGAACCGTGCTGCCTCTCACTCCCACCCTCCACCGCGAATCGTGCTGCCTCTCGCTCCCTCTCTCCGCCCTGAACCGTGCTGCCTCTCGCTTCCACACTCTACCCTGAACCATGCTGCCTCTGACTCCCACCCTCCGCCCCCAACCGTGCTGTCTCTTGCTCCCACCTTGAACCGTGCTGCCTCTCGCTCCTACCTGCCGCCCTCGAACCGTGCTGCCTCTTGCTCCCACGCTCTACCCCGAACCGTGCTGCCTCTCGCTCCCACCCTCCTCCCAGAAGTGTGCTGCCTCTCGCTCCCACTCTCTACCCCAAACCGTGCTGCCTCTTGCTCCTACCCGCCGCCCCGAACCGTGCTGCCTCTCGCTCCCACACTCTACCCTGAACCGTGTTGCTTCTCGCTCCCACCCTCCACCCAGAATTGTGCTGCCTCTCGCTCCCACTCTCTACCCCGAACTGTGCTGCCTCTTGCTCCTACCTGCCGCCCCGAACCGTGCTGCCTCTCGCTCCCACCCTCCTCCCCGAACTGTGCTGCCTCTCGCTCCCACTCTACCCTGAACCATGCTGCCTCTGACTCCCACCCTCCGCCCCCAACCGTGCTGTCTCTCGCTCCCACCTCGAACCGTGCTGCCTCTCGCTCCCATGCTCTACCCCGAACCGTGGTGCCTCTCGCTCCCACCCTACGCCCAGAATTGTGCTGCCTCTCGCTCCCACTCTCTACCCCGAACCGTGCTGCCTCTCGCTCCCACCCTATGCCCCGAACCATGCTGCCTCTTGCTCCCACCCTCCCCCCCGAACCGTGCTGCCTCTCGCTCCCACCCTCTGCCCAGAATTGTGCTGCCTCTCGCTCCCACCCTCCGCCCCGGAGTACTCGGTATTGGGGGGGCATGGTATTTAAGGGgataaacaggtgtccagcagacaggtgATTATAAAAGGGTGTGGCATTAATCCCCTCAGTGATGTAATTTAATTGTTGAATAGAAaaggaataaaataaatgaaatgtaaTAATAAGAAACCAGAAAGGAAACTTTTATTAATCAACTTACAGAGAACATAaagattttaattaaaaaatgtatatttgaacCTTTATTGGGCTACACTTCACACACATCCCAGCATACTGCTCACCCCTCCCCCAGTGTGAGATAATGCGTCTTCTTCAGGTGTGAGATTTTTGATGTCTGACAAGCGTTGATTTCAGCggataacatttcccgcactcgggacaggagtacggcctctcccccgtgtgagattttTGATGTGTGACAAGTGCTGACTTCCAtgcaaaacattttccgcactcagggcaggaatacaggttctcccccgtgtgagatctttgatgtgcgACGAGTTCCGATTTTCGAcgataacatttcccgcactcagggcaggaatatggcttgTTGTCCGAGTGGCATATCTGATGTCCATAAAGAGAAGATTTTtcggaaaaacatttcccgcactcattacaggaatacggcttctccccggaGTGGATGCGTAGGTGTCGGACAAGTTCTACTTTCCCTGGAAAACTTTTCCCGCACACTGAGCAGGAATGCAgattctcccccgtgtgaaatttTAGATGTCGGACATAAGCTGATTTCCacccaaaacatttcccgcactcagggcaggaatacagcttctcttCTGTGTGAGATCTTCTATGTGTGACAAGGGCCGATTTTCGTGGATAACATTTTCCGCACTcggggcaggaatatggcttcttcTCCGAATGGCATCTCTGATGTTCGGAAAGATAAGATTTTTgtgaaaaacttttcccgcactcagtacagggatacggcttctccccggtgtgggTTCGTAGATGTCTGACAAGTTCAGATTTCActggaaaacatttcccgcactccgagcaggaatgcagcttctcccccgtgtgaaatttTAGATGTCTGACAAGAGCCGACTTCCacccaaaacatttcccgcactcagagcaggaaATCTGTGTCTCCTCTGTTTGGGAACTTTGATGCGTGACAAGTTCCGATTTTCGTtgataacatttcccgcactcacggCAGGAACATGTTTTGTTATCCAAGAGGCATCTCTGATGTTCAGAAAGATACGATTTttgcgaaaaacatttcccgcacgcagcacaggaatacggcttctccccggtgtgggTTCGTTGATGTCTGACAAGTTCTGATTTCCctggaaaacatttcccgcactccaagCAGGAAtgcagcttctcccccgtgtgaaatttTAGATGTCTGACAAGAGCCGACTTCCacccaaaacatttcccgcactcagagcaggaatac
It contains:
- the LOC141104808 gene encoding uncharacterized protein, whose translation is MSSNNLCISILVDGREMRKTSEDCLTLSPDCKVEDEDITQYSPGENPTTSNVHPAPHSVDGPSYSSYPEEPQTVRDGAGPSYSSYPEEPQTVRDGAGPSYSSYPEEPQTVRDGAGPSYSSYPEEPQTLRDGAGPSYSSYPEEPQTVRDGAGPSYSSYPEEPQTVWDGAVLPTDKKFSCTGCGKRFRFKSHLIEHKRSHTDEKPYSCSECGKCFGWKSALVRHLKFHTGEKLHSCLECGKCFPGKSELVRHQRTHTGEKPYSCAACGKCFSQKSYLSEHQRCLLDNKTCSCRECGKCYQRKSELVTHQSSQTEETQISCSECGKCFGWKSALVRHLKFHTGEKLHSCSECGKCFPVKSELVRHLRTHTGEKPYPCTECGKSFSQKSYLSEHQRCHSEKKPYSCPECGKCYPRKSALVTHRRSHTEEKLYSCPECGKCFGWKSAYVRHLKFHTGENLHSCSVCGKSFPGKVELVRHLRIHSGEKPYSCNECGKCFSEKSSLYGHQICHSDNKPYSCPECGKCYRRKSELVAHQRSHTGENLYSCPECGKCFAWKSALVTHQKSHTGERPYSCPECGKCYPLKSTLVRHQKSHT